The Chiroxiphia lanceolata isolate bChiLan1 chromosome 4, bChiLan1.pri, whole genome shotgun sequence genome includes the window GAGCAATACTtgaagcatctttttttttctcctgactCGAACGTGTGCCTGCAGTGTGGCTTTGGACAAATTCACTGTACCTTTgttcctgttttttaaaattggaataattctgttctttttgACTTGCAGGACATGCTATATAAAATTTTGGcattattatttgtttattgtTGTTCTGTCTTTTAGCTATCAGGGGGTTTGTGCTATTCAATACTGTTTGTGCTGTGATAACAGTACAAAtttgtgctgtttctgtttctgtgtcatATTCTGCTCTCATATTCCCCTGAACAGTGAGAGAGAGGACTAGGATATGGTAAGGTGTGCGAGGGAAGAAAtgcacagaggaggaaagggcagAATTTCAGATGCTGGATACTTTGGCATCCAGAGGAGGATGTCAAACGCCTCCCGGTGGTCAGTGGCCATGGAGTACCAGTGGGTGTGTGGGGGATGCCACTGTGATTGCCCTCCTGATAGAGAGCTGGATCACCTGCATCTGTCATCTCAGCCTTACTGCTGGTTCAGCCAGTGACACCTTCTGCCTTCCTCTTGGGTTCAGCTTGCAAGTCAGTCTGAGTAGGCAGCTCAAATGGGTCATACTTCTTGTATGGGAAGCACAGGGACCACAGCCTCTCGGTGTCCCAAAATGAATCCTCCCTCAAACGTTTTCTCACCTCTTCATTATAAACCTCTTTGCTTTGTCTAGAtagctttgtttatttttttttttactggtggTTTCTAATTATGATATTTTGGGATCACCAAATGTGCATTCACCATCATTAGTGGCTTCTTCTCATGTCATTTGTTTCATGTTCAGGGACTAGCAACCAGATTGCAAAATAATGAGCTACCTTGTGTATTTCAGAAACATACCCCTCGCAATATGCATTTCAATGATTATCGTCACAGTTGGCTATGTGTTAACAAACGTGGCTTATTTCACTACAATCAGTGCTGGGGAATTGCTGCTTTCAAAAGCTGTAGCAGTGGTaagttacagaagaaaaatacaaagctgTATCCCTGCTGCAGTTGTGTTTGTTGATATATTCTtattttccaggggaaaaaattggGTGGACACATCCAATGAGGTTTTTCTATGGCACCACTTATTAGCATACTGGTGAAATAAGTCTGATTTTTGACTGATGGCTGGGATTGCACTTAAGGCCATCAATAACATTTATAAACATAACATTGGACTGTATTTATTTACCTCTTATAACAAAGTCAATAGGACTTAAATTTTATAGCTGAGTACATGCTTGAAAAATTCAGTGCTAAATTGTAAGCTCAgctcctgggaagcaggaatCACAGATATTTGTGGAAGTGGGAGCTCTGAACTATCTTGTGTAGCAAGATAGTCACGCTGTCTCTGCACAACGTGTGTCCTGAGTATTTAGGAAGGGAGTTACTGTGAATACGGGAGCTCATTTGGGAAGGAGTTGCAAGGCAACCTGGCTAGGCAATACTGCTTTGGTTGTTCTTGCTGAATTGTGGTGATGATACcgatttttatatttatggtATCTGAGTCacaatgaggaaataaaaaaaattccatttccttTCCAGTAGTGACACTGCCTGTGGTTATTTCGGTTGACATGGCTTTTGAAAAATGACCAAATTCTGTAGCTAATGGGAGacttagaaagaaaacattttgtaaacATCAAGAAAATTGTACATGTCTCCTGTGGTACCCCAAACTCCAGTTAAGGCTCTTCTGCTAATGAATTGATGGACTATACCACTGGGTAGCATCAGCCGAGTACAATGAAGGctgtagaaaaacaaaaattaggtATGCAAATCAGACCTTGATCCATTCAGAGTGGGTCTTCTTCTTTTGAGTCATAATGGTCTATAAAGACATAAGTTAGGGCCTGATTCCAGCTCCTCAGAGTTGCTTCGACCAGTGATCTTCCAGACGTCCTCAGCAGTAAAGGTGGAAGAGCTCAGCTGGTGACACAAAAGAAGAGGCAACAGCGCAGCTTTCAGTGAGAGATGCAGAAAAGGAGTATAACTAACACCATAATAATTTGCTAATATAGTACAGTTACTTTCctgttttatgaaaaatcactgtatgtttctctctcctctgacAGACCTTTGCTGAACGGCTAATGGGAAACTTTTCTTTAGCTGTACCAGTATTTGTTGCTCTCTCCTGCTTTGGATCTATGAATGGTGGTATTTTTGCGGTCTCCAGGTGAGCATTGATGATATTTCTGTGGGTGAGGGCTTGGGATACGCaccaaaagaaagcaagcaaggggaagggagaggagggttCATTTCTTCAGCAGGATATGCAAAATTACTTAATTGTTTACTAGGTGTGAGGCTTTTTCTCACTTTGTTCCTATTGACTTTAGTGTATTATTGTTAAAATCCTATGAAAGGTTTGGAAATGAATCCCTCCGAGGATACCCCTTAATTAATGGCTACTTTTTTACCTGTGAAGGAGGGAAACCGGAGAGAAAATATTAACTAATTCCAAACACCAGTCAGGGGACACATTCAGAGATCACTTTGATTTCTGTATATGAGTTTCTCCTGCTAGTGTTTTCATTCAGAATACCTCAAACCAGACTAagaagtgctgctgtgctctgtgacTTTCATGAGCCACTTTGTGTAGTCACAGTAATGAGCACATTTAAAGTCTGTCCACATTTATTTCCCACCAGGATGTTCTTCGTTGCATCCCGCGAGGGTCACCTTCCGGAAATTCTCTCCATGATTCATGTCCGCAAGCACACTCCTCTGCCAGCTGTCATTGTTTTGGTAAATCATACAAACAAATGTTCCTGCACTAGAATTCATATTACAGACTTGCTCTGGAGAATTCCAACAGAATCTGGGCACTGCTTGAGTCTCATTTATTAATGTGTACATGGGCTTTTGGGCAGGACAGAGAACAGGAAAGAGAGGAATGAGATTTGGGAGTTGTTCTTATTTTATCATCTCCTTCTTGCTTTCTTGTAGGAGCACTTGACTGCCTATCCCTGCAACGTAATTCATGCCTTATTGCTCTGTATTTCTAAGGAGCTGCTAGTGATGAGCTGGTTCCCTTTCAGAGAAACAAATTCcagttaaacaaacaaaaagggtTTCAGTTAACCGAAAGTGCAGCTAAATACCAGCATCTGGAAACAACACCCTTAAGGGTCTTTATACTGCCTTATagtgaaaaatgcaaacaattaTGCACTAAGATAATGGAGGGGGAACCCTCAGCAGTGCAGTGTAGTGGTgattaaaaaatgagagaacATGTGCCTGGGAAATAGTCTGTGAATTGTCAAAGGAAAACTACTGGTGTTTTAGTGGAAGTCCTAATACTGATTtctaaaacagcagcagaggtaaATGTTGACCGTGTGTTTGCACTGCAGACTGATTTGTATGGTAAAATGTTAGGACTAAATGTCAAAATACCAACCTCAAAGTTCAGTTTGCATAGTGCCGGGAAGATTTTCACTTTTCATGGGGTTTTCATAAGCATGGATGTTCAGCCTCTCGTTTGGGTTCAGTGGCTGTAATGTATCTGGACAGACCTCCGCCTCTTTAGGAAGTTCCAGCCACAGCAAAAGATGCATCTATGAGTCTATGCTAGTAAGATCAGATGCTTGTACTGGAGTTTAAATCGTTTTTTGCCTATAACTCACTTTTGAAGTGTTGAATTTTATATGTGCCCATACAAGCATAGGCTTCCAAATTTTGAAAAGTAGGCAATGTGATTATAGTGAAaagttttaatgaaattcaTTTTCCATAAGCATTcagtttacattttatttctttaggtGAAGTAGTTATACCTTTTGGGTAAAAGACTTTGACTATTTTCCATGGAATGAAATGCACAAATGTAttaatatatgattttttttttttgttctgagagacattttctgcctttgtaTATGGTCCTGTTACACTAGTGCCTtgatttcctttgaaaaagtcAAATTCTCATATGAAGAGGGATTTCTTTCAAAGATTGCTATTTTTTATCTTGCCTTATTGCAAATAGAGCAGTTGCAGGATATATTCTGCATCAATAATCTGTGTTTTAGCATTTCcctattttatttctcctgccAAGGTCTACACACTGTAAGAAAGGAAAGAGCTCTTGAGGGTAAACTGAGCATGTGTTTGAGGTTTGTTAAATGAAACACCCCACATTTTTAGGAATTAAGAAGTCTGTTAATGTATGTATGATGATGTTAAAGAAATTTCCCAGTTTGACCATTCACGGActctctggcagtcacactcAACACCAGAGACTTTAACTGCTGGAACTGAAGCCCACtcagtcagaccaggtttcctcaCCGGTTCGaccccaggtttcccatagcagagtcCCAGATGTCTCATTCCAGAAAGCCATTCACGGCGTAGCAGCGCAGGAACAGCTCAGCCTGCTGCCGCTGAGGAGGGACTCCAACAAAGGAACCCCCTCACAGCCAACTCTCGCTTCCTTCCGAGTCTTCGGCTCCTGTCCCCCTCTCCGAGTTCATCCACTTCGCTGGCATCCCCATCTTCTTCTCCTTTGTTATGCAGAAGGTCGGCAGTTCCCGGCTCCTGCTGTGTCACTGCTCTTCGTGCCCTTTGTTATCCCAAAAGTTGCCAATTCACGACCTCTTGTCTCGGGCTCCCACTCAGAGCTCAATCTACATTTCAATCTGCATCTCAACTTGCGTCTTGCAAACCGATGTATTCCTCAGCAATGCCCTGGTATCCGATAGATGTGTGTGTAGCAACTCCAAGAAATCATGCAATCTGATTGTAAAcctactttattttatttcttcttgataGCTCTCCTTCACTTACATTATCATTAAAACTTGCATTTTAGTTATAACtgatattttaaacttttaggGCTGAGTCTATAGAGAAGAAATCTTGCCCAGTATAATTCAGTGGTAAAATTTCCTTTGACATTTACATAGAAGCAGTTTGCTTAATGTCTGTATGTAAAGAACCAAGTACTTTATAAGTCATTAGGGGTTGGAAGGCAGAGACTCACATTTGAACCACATTCTGGTTCAAATCCATGTTGTCTTCACTTCTTCgaaaacaggaaagagagagaggctATGGAGCTAGATAATTAATACAAATTAGTTTTCCTTATGTAAAGATTTAGCCCAGTGTTTTACTGCATCTGCAGTTGATTTCAACTGTTGCCTTGTTATAAACCTAAATACTCTCGCCACCGGGATCTTCCCTCTTGCTGAAGAATAAGGGCTCTAGGGAATTTGACTCATTCCTTCATCCCCAAATGCAAGGACATTTTTTTGTCCAGCTATTACTTTGAAATAGATTCTGGTAGGCTACACTAACCACCTAACTCAAGACACATCATTCGTTTATACATAAGCTTTTGCCTGCCTCACAGACGACTTGTATCTCAGAACAGCTTTCTGAtgagaaaacatatttattcTGGTGTCCCTCTCCTTGTTCTTCAGTTGCTGCCTAAGTGACAGCTAAAATGCTTCTTTCTGCTTAGAAATGTTTGCATTTACAATGTGCAAAAAGTCAcctttttccttccacaaaACACCTACAAACTTCTGCTTTTGTATGATCACACGTGACCAGAATTTAACTGCTCTTATTTGCATCGGTGATGAGCGAATAAAGCTGCAGTGGGCTAATACACTTGTCAGGTCCCATGAGAATGCTGCCCAGGATGCTCAAGCATTTGGGTGATGCAGTGGGCTGTGTGCCTGTATATTTGTCTGGGTCACAGGGGACACATTTGTATTGACTGTGTGTGGCCACCCAGGACAGATCTATATTGATCGAAAGTGGTCTCAGGGGACAGCTGTACATCGATTGCATGACAAAGGCAAGCCTAAAGTCTGTGGCACTCAGGTGTGTGCATAAGGCTGTGCTGCTTGTCCCTGTGGAAAAATTTGACATCACTGCTGTAAAATAATAGAGATTGATCTACTAAACCcctcttatttcttttccagcatCCTCTCACAATGATAATGTTATTCAACGGGGATCTCTACAGCCTCCTGAATTTCCTCAGTTTTGCCAGGTGGCTTTTTATTGGACTAGTAGTTGCTGGGTTGATTTATCTCAGATATAAACGTCCTGATATGCCTCGTCCTTTCAAGGTAACCTCTGCTCTCTACTCTTTTACATGaattcttctccctcttctccatcCTGCAGTCAGACAGCAAAGGAGCATTTTCTGATGTAGCAAGCTAACCTCTGTTTCAAGAAAAGcagagttaaaagaaaatagtctTGCACTGAAGGCTTTCCGAGTGTTTTCCTGCAAGCTCCCCAGCTAAAGACCTGAATAATTTTGCTACCGAAATTCATGTCAGGCGTAAACattaatataaaacatttatgtCATTGCCTATCCAATATCAAATACACCAATTTTCCATGCAAATACGTGGTTAGTGCTATCATTATAATATTTGAGACTTGCAGTGGATTTGCAGACACAGTGATTGTGAacccagaaagaaaatactaaatagTCCAGCCCATTGAACTGTAGCTGTTTTGGCCTTGATTTGACCATTCTTCGTGCTTATTTCAAGTACTGTCTTACAAAGTAAGTTGTCCCATTGTGTACCCAGAAAGATAATGTCCATCATCATAAAAATGGAGGAATGTATTTCTGTTTAGATGCTGCCAGAAGTCTGGTTTGTGAAGAGCTAAGAATGTGCGCTGTTGCATTCTTGTAGGTATATCTATAAATAAGGAGGTCAGTGACACAACCTGTTTTGctttgattaaaagaaaaaatgctttgacAGTGCACAAAAGAGGAACAGTAATGCTTTGAGGCatgaaaggaagagaacaaTCTCCAAGGAATTCTCCAATTCTGCATTACACTCATAAGCCATGCCTGTAGGCGGTTCCTTCAGAGAGGTGCTAACAGAGTGATTGTAATGGTGTTCTTGAAAATTGAGGAAATAAATTTGATATTGTTACTTTGTGTGCTTTCAACAGTGACGCTGATAATGCTATCAGTCATACAGTCAGAAAGGGCTTTTTCAGGGGCTATCAGTTGCATAACACTATCAAATATCTTTATCCTAGTCAAATTGGTGTTTAATTTGCTCTCTTCCTGCTAGATTTTGATTTTTACCTTAGGAAGAAAATCAATATGTTCTTAATAGTTTTAAAAGGTGACTTGAGCTCCTGGTTGTGTTTTAAAACGTTTTCTGATGGGTAATTATCAAAGTGGAAATCTTTATTGTGGTTAGAGCTGCTTACTTATCTACTGGGGAATTAGAGAAAGGACTTTTACAATGTAACTTATTTACAGTCCTTGCGTTTTAAAGGATGTAAAACACTGAAGTATTTTAGAGTGTAATTAAGAGACTTCTGTGGTACTCACTGCACAGCGCTCTGCAGGGCCGGGCTTCTGCAGTCTCTGGCATTTTGTGTGTTATGTTCTAGATACCCATATCTCTGCAGAACTGTCCTGTTGTGCTGGGCTTTATCCAATTTACATTTCATGGAACATTAAATGCCTTAGTCATTACTTTACATTGACCCTGTTATTTAATGATTCTTTGTATGGTTATGTTTCAGGTTCCTCTATTTATTCCAGCATTGTTTTCCTTCACCTGTCTCTTCATGGTTGCACTGTCACTTTACTCTGACCCAGTGAACACAGGGATTGGATTTGCAATAACCCTGACTGGCATTCCTGCCTACTACCTCTTTATTGTATGGGACAAGAAGCCAAAGTGGTTCAGAAAGCTCCTAGGTAAGTCCTGGTGGGACTCCTCTCCTTCATGCTTACTCCAGGAGTTTCTCAGGGCTCTCCCTGTGTTGTGAAATCCTTCTGGTCAATCCTCTCAGCTGCCATGAGCTGGGGATGACAACACAAGTTTCTTTTCAGCACATGCTCTAGCATTGCTCTGCCAGTTGCAGTCAATGTCTGCTGACTAATGAGCTACTTTACAGCAAGGCTATTCTTCCCCAGTGATTGATTTGAAATGACTGATGCTTCTCCCACtgtcctcttcctctctccctcccctgcaaACATCTAATTCCTTTTAAATCAcccatccccttcccctgaCCGTTGCTCTGTGCTAATAGAGACAGTTCTACACTTCTTGGAGAATCAGTTTGGAGACTCGAGCATAACAGTTGTGATGATAGGATGGGCTTGGTGCTCCCTGCTGAGACCACGAGTTTGTGGACCACTGAGGAGTATTTGGAATGGGAGAGGTTCAGGCAGGTTGGTTATGGGGATATTGTCCTTAGCAGTGGCTCCTGACAAAATGGTAGCAAAATATAACATGCCTGAAATGCTTCTATGGAAattgtttctgtgcttcttcAAATGACTTTTTTGTGATTTGTCTGTACTATTTCACGCACTGAGAATCATTTGTATAccatttctgaaagtttttgaaaGCATGTGCGGAAGTTCTGATGTGTTAGAGAAGGATTATTTGGAACATTTCAATTAGAAGTCAGTATCATTTATTATAGCTGcccattcttctttttttttttgttactcaGATGGATAGGTTTCCAAAATGAAGGgaattttcaaaacatgaaaCAAGACTATTGGCAAAATACTTCAGGAATGCTAGATATTTTGTCAAACAGAACCAAAAGAAcatctctttttctgcaaaactaTAACTTAACCTGTGAAAGTTTctaactaaaaataatttatttgcataGATGCTGAATCAAAAATGCATATTGTCTTCTATGCTGCAGTCTTAAGCAATGATTTAAAATGAGCTGCTCACAAGAAAATAATAGtgtctttatatatatatgttattaCACTATAACCAGTTATATGTATTTCTCTATATAAATATGCTACATAATTATATCCTATCTGTTGTAGAATCTATGAATTTCCCACTCAATTAATGCTGGGAAGTCCACAGACAATAGGGCAGAaagtatttacagaaaaatatgttaGTTTAAGGCTAGAACACTCCTAATTTTATATCCATAAAGTTATAAATTATTTGCAGTGTCCTGGGAATGGGTAGAAACCTCCAGGGCAAATTAAAGCAGTTGTGTGCAAAAGGACATTCTATTAAATAGTTGTAGTTTAGTCTGTTAATAATTTCTCAGTCTTGACATTTATGGACTGGGAAATTTTCCCTTATCAAACCCCAGgagttttttggtgttttctgtcGTGTCTCAGAGGTTTTGGAATACAGTTACTTGAATCTTTGGCCACAGGATGCCAGTGTTGGACTACATTACTTgggcaagagaaaaaatattctctttaaGGTAGACTGGATAAATGTGAACATTTTTCTGCCAGCTGTGACAATGAAGGTGAATAATTTCTAGCTTTTGAGATAACACAAAATTCTCCTCCTAGAAAGGAGGCCTGGTGCCTGTGTCATACCTATGGATGGGCACGGTGTACTGCCTCagaggggaaagcagcagaagccaGTCAGTGGGTGAAACAGCTTTTTTGCTTTGCAATTATTATAACCAAAATAAGAACAGTAATGGCAGAAAACTGATGCTGACAGTTTTGGGGTGAAGCAGAGAGGAGATTTGcttgttaaataaaaagattttctttttcctcagaagAAGCAATAAACCTTCTGTGTGGAGTCATTAAACTGGCATTATTTTGTGAGTGTTAAGGGACCCCCATTGTATAGCCTGAGAACATTTTCTAAAGGCATTGAATGAGGATAAATTCACTTAAGGTACCTCTGTGAGATATAGAAAAGTCATTGGCCAGCTGCAAGCTTGATATTCTAACCTTGAAACAATATGCATTAGATGTACATAGGCATGAAAGTGTAATTCCAGACATGAGGTAAAGGACAAAACGAAAGAATGGTATTGTTGTTTAAAAGGTAGCTTTTTGCCAGATTAACTAGGTAGCTTTCTTTGAAAAGATAACTAGTTTTTCTAGATCAAGAAGAATGTGAGGAATACAATCTTTTTAGATTTCAACAAAGCATTTCGTGTAATACCAGAGGGGGAGTGGGAGCCTGTTAGTCTGCACACAGTACTGTGCTACCAAGACTGTGCCCAGGCTGCTTTGTCTGCCCAGATCAGTGCATGGGCAGGCTGGTTTAGGGCTTTACCCATTTGCTAAGTCACCTTGTTGAGGAACTGATGGGTTCAGCTGCCCCGCTGTGCTGTGGCAGGAAGAGATGACTGCTCTTCATAAACCCTATATGGAACATGTGCTGTTTAGGCAAAGGTCAACACTGGTGCAAAAACACATGGATACAGACCAGCCCCACATAAGATTAGGCTCAGTATCCTGAATAGGCTTTGTAGAGATCAGAGGAGAGGGATGTTGAACAGCCACAATGAGCAGTGGGATAAAATACCCAGCCTGAAGATACATACATTTCTGAAAGGGGTTTTAGGCTGATTACACGAGCAGAGCCCCCCATGGATTACCCAAGGAATCCTCTTCCAAGGTTGAATGTCTTCTGTATGTTTTGACTGCCCTGAATGGCATTTACATTGTCCATTCTCCATATGAAATTACTGTATTTGACAAAAGGTGACTTCACAGTTCGTGGGTCCGTAGGTTCTGGGTGGTATTTTGCAGCTGGAATAACATTttgttctctccttttccaaagaaattttgCTGTAGCACCAGATGTGCTGGGACAAATAATTTTCAGCGAGTACAGGCTTCATTTGacctctgctttcttcctttttgcagaactaatgtgaaaatgaaaaaagtcaaGCCTAGCAAATACTACAAAGCAGATCAGTGTGTAAAAGGATGCGGCATCAGCACAAGAATGCTTCTATTTGCACTTCCTCAGTCAAAAATCCAACCTTAGACTCATATTTAAAAcatctatttcttttcagtggatTGAATTACAGGGAGCTTAAAAGttaaatcctgctttttttttcatagcctGAGCCCTTGCTGGAAATGAGATCTCTTTATATAACGAAATGTCTCTGTCAGGGTTATTTAGCAACACCAGAGGATCACACTTGCTCACTCAGGACAAA containing:
- the SLC7A11 gene encoding cystine/glutamate transporter isoform X3; its protein translation is MVYRLSPPRPNRQCALCYAELGTCIKKSGGHYTYILEAFGPLPAFVRVWVELLIIRPAATAVISLAFGRYILEPFFMQCEIPELAIKLITAVGITLVMVLNSTSVSWSARIQMFLTFCKLVAILIIIVPGVIQLIKGETQHFKNAFAGNDASVLGLPLAFYSGMYAYSGWFYLNFVTEEVENPEKNIPLAICISMIIVTVGYVLTNVAYFTTISAGELLLSKAVAVTFAERLMGNFSLAVPVFVALSCFGSMNGGIFAVSRMFFVASREGHLPEILSMIHVRKHTPLPAVIVLHPLTMIMLFNGDLYSLLNFLSFARWLFIGLVVAGLIYLRYKRPDMPRPFKVPLFIPALFSFTCLFMVALSLYSDPVNTGIGFAITLTGIPAYYLFIVWDKKPKWFRKLLDRVTRTLQILLEVIPSEEDQKS